The DNA segment TGGAACCAccatacatatattaaataatctCTCAGTGATTTCGATACTGATGTTTTCCTTCAGCCTAAACGCCATTCACCTTGAGGAGaaggaaaagaaagagaaggagatgcGCAATCAAGAAGGCCTTCTACGAGAAAAGAGAGAAGACCATCGAGACCAAGAAGGCTGATAACCGCGAAAGGGAGAAGGTAATTAAGCAGAGCTATTAATTAAACTCACACAACTTCATGCATGCCAGTTTTGACTTTTGATTTGCCTCGCTTTCCAGCTTTACTGAGTGAACCAAGAGAAGTTCCACAACGAAGTTGACAAGCATTACTAGAAATCCATTCCAGAGCGAGCTTATCTCGCGTGAGGTTCCCAACATTGACAAGAAGCGAGGGAAAAATGATCCCGACAAGAAACCATCCATGATTGTTATCCAGGGTCCTAAACCTGGGAAGCCCACCGATCTTGGGAGAATGAGGCAGATTTTCCTCAAGCTCAAGACTAATCCACCACCCCACATGATGCCTCCTCCGCCCCCAGCCAAAATGCCAAAGACGGAAAACCTGCAGCGGAAACAAAGGGGGCAGAAGAAAAACATGCTTCACCTGAAACAGTGAAACCAGCGGTTGTTGCAGTTGACTCGGGAGGGGGTGAGAAACCTGAGACTGCTGCTGCTAGAGCTGTAAACTGGGCTAGCCCACGTCCATTAGCTCATATCTATTTAtccatcccctatatattatttgagaagcattataactttttttgtagccatgtgtcatcactagaat comes from the Brassica napus cultivar Da-Ae chromosome A7, Da-Ae, whole genome shotgun sequence genome and includes:
- the LOC111199537 gene encoding clathrin light chain 1-like gives rise to the protein MEMEMMILDLKIILPPPNHANGNDDALFASDGPFLRLEWRWKRKRRRCAIKKAFYEKREKTIETKKADNREREKSELISREVPNIDKKRGKNDPDKKPSMIVIQGPKPGKPTDLGRMRQIFLKLKTNPPPHMMPPPPPAKMPKTENLQRKQRGQKKNMLHLKQ